One Amaranthus tricolor cultivar Red isolate AtriRed21 chromosome 1, ASM2621246v1, whole genome shotgun sequence DNA window includes the following coding sequences:
- the LOC130826623 gene encoding inositol-tetrakisphosphate 1-kinase 5-like: MAEKTERIISVGYALPSKKVHTFILPSLITHAQKHGIHFIPINLHHSLLQQGPFDCIIHKIYDDDWNNQLLEFASINPNIPIIDSPLAIRRLHNRISMLDFIPALNIPNFGIPNQILLQEQNDDLETLGLKFPVIAKPLIANGSPNSHQLSLVLNLNGLNKMKEEQVLLQEFVNHGGVLFKVYVAGNHVKCVKRNSLPDFDVSQLSDSLQQGILPFSQISNLPATNTNEQEDAVCMPPLDFIHDLGHVLSQATQLQLFNFDLIRDVSQTSGNRYLVIDINYFPGYAKVPGFEAMITDFILDVVHHHTASTTQNM, translated from the coding sequence ATGGCTGAAAAGACTGAGAGAATTATATCAGTAGGATACGCACTTCCATCAAAGAAAGTACACACTTTCATCCTACCATCACTCATTACCCACGCTCAAAAACATGGCATTCATTTCATCCCgatcaatcttcatcattctcttCTTCAGCAAGGTCCTTTCGATTGCATCATTCACAAGATTTACGATGACGATTGGAATAATCAACTACTCGAATTCGCATCTATAAACCCTAATATTCCCATTATTGATTCTCCTTTAGCTATTCGACGCCTCCACAATCGAATTTCCATGCTTGATTTCATCCCAGCCCTCAATATCCCTAATTTTGGAATTCCCAATCAAATTTTGCTGCAAGAACAAAACGATGACCTAGAAACATTGGGTTTAAAGTTTCCGGTGATTGCCAAGCCTTTAATTGCAAATGGCAGTCCAAACTCTCATCAATTATCTCTGGTTTTGAACTTAAATGggttaaataaaatgaaagagGAGCAGGTCTTATTGCAAGAGTTTGTTAATCATGGAGGTGTTCTTTTTAAGGTTTATGTTGCAGGAAATCATGTTAAATGTGTTAAAAGGAATTCTCTGCCTGATTTTGATGTTTCTCAATTATCAGATTCACTACAACAAGGTATTTTGCCATTTTCTCAGATTTCTAACTTGCCTGCTACTAATACCAATGAACAAGAAGATGCTGTTTGTATGCCGCCTTTGGATTTTATTCATGATTTGGGCCATGTATTGAGTCAAGCAACCCAGCTCCAGCtgtttaattttgaccttattCGAGATGTATCCCAAACTAGTGGTAATAGGTATCTTGTCATTGATATCAATTACTTTCCCGGTTACGCCAAAGTGCCTGGATTTGAAGCTATGATTACTGATTTCATTTTGGATGTTGTTCATCATCATACTGCTTCAACTACACAAAACATGTAA